TTGTTGGTCCAGCGCCGCCGGGGCAAAACCCGATTGCGTTAAATCAATCGACAGCCCGCCGCCGATAAATCGGATCTGCGAGTCAAGTCTTGCGACTCGACCCGGGATCAGGTTCATCGGCGGAGAGCCGAGGAAACTCGCGACAAAGCGATTCGCCGGGTTGCGATACGCCGTAATCGGAGCCGCCGCTTGTTGAATCACTCCATCTTTCATCACCGCGATGCGATCCCCCAGGGTCAATGCTTCCACTTGATCGTGGGTCACATAGACCATGGTGGCCGACAACTGGCGATGCAGTTGCTTAAGCTCTCGTCGCATCTCTACCCGCAGCTTGGCGTCCAAGTTTGACAATGGCTCATCAAACAAAAACAGCTGCGGATCGCGTACGATCGCTCGCCCCAAGGCGACACGTTGCCGCTCGCCTCCAGACAGTTCTTTCGGCAGACGCTGCAACAAAGGAGCAATGCCCAACGTGTGGGCCGTCTGCTCGATTCGCTGAGGTATCTCCCGACGACGCGTTTCCAACTCGGCCGCCGCTTGCGGACGAACAAGTCGTCGCAGCAATCGCTCGAGCCAATTCCCGCCGTAGCGGAGCTCCAGACCAAACGCCATGTTTTTGTACGCCGTCATGTGCGGGTACAAAGCGTAGTTCTGAAACACCATTGCGACATCGCGGTTTTTGGGCGCCACATGCGTGACGTCTTTGCCGCCGATCCGGATCTCACCGGACGTGACGTCCTCTAGTCCGGCGATCATCCGTAGCGTCGTGCTTTTACCGCACCCGCTGGGACCCACCAAAACCAGGAACTCGCCGTCGGCGATCTCCAAATCCAAGTTGCGAACCGCCGGTTGATCGCTGGAGTAAGACTTGCTTACTCGTTTCAAGCTAACTTCGGCCATGCCGTTTCACGCTGAGTCAGCCTGCAACTTCCCCGGTCATTTTCGCCCCTTTAACTGCGTGAAAGAGGCGAAAACTGTTTCAAGCACACAACTTAGTGTCCGTCGCAATCCGGTCAGGATACTGGTATCAGCGTCTGCTGTCAAGTTGCCGAGCCCTCGCCCGGCAGACGCAGAACTGAAAAGGAAACACCCGCGGACTGGGGGCAGGCTCAGGTGGTGATCCAGGGATAAGTCCGCGAAACGTCTGCTCACCCCCGGTTGGATGCCGAGATCAACGCCGCGTTGCGGGTTTTCCGGGTTGGGTGGAAATTGTTGCAGGAATCTGGACAGAGTCAAATGATGGTCGTGCGGATGAGAGAAATCGTGGGGAAAAATAGGTTCTCGAAATCCATTTCGCCGTCTGCCGCGGTCCGTTATGGTGGGAGC
The nucleotide sequence above comes from Blastopirellula sp. J2-11. Encoded proteins:
- a CDS encoding ABC transporter ATP-binding protein translates to MAEVSLKRVSKSYSSDQPAVRNLDLEIADGEFLVLVGPSGCGKSTTLRMIAGLEDVTSGEIRIGGKDVTHVAPKNRDVAMVFQNYALYPHMTAYKNMAFGLELRYGGNWLERLLRRLVRPQAAAELETRRREIPQRIEQTAHTLGIAPLLQRLPKELSGGERQRVALGRAIVRDPQLFLFDEPLSNLDAKLRVEMRRELKQLHRQLSATMVYVTHDQVEALTLGDRIAVMKDGVIQQAAAPITAYRNPANRFVASFLGSPPMNLIPGRVARLDSQIRFIGGGLSIDLTQSGFAPAALDQQEVELGVRPEDVAVFADEAPEHLADLGLVNAGKAEISLVESLGDVELLHCRLADSTQELVVKADARIGAPRGVIQIAAAPDQLHLFAADDGRNLRRPVTN